Proteins from a genomic interval of Pseudodesulfovibrio nedwellii:
- a CDS encoding D-alanine--D-alanine ligase family protein, with the protein MHVILIAGGWSDEREVSLSGAAKIRMALDELGHNVSFFDPADDFKKLLATAKQADFAFINLHGTPGEDGLVQAVLDKAGCPYQGAGPAASYLALNKAASKEVFEDKGIKTPDWQIVTPTQGREAQLKLNLPVFVKPNKGGSSLGMSLVKRIEDFPAALDKVFSMCQSALVESFIPGVELTCGMLGDRPLPLIMIKPKSDADFFDYENKYAADGAEEICPAPVDDTLTKSIQQQMVTAHAALGLTGYSRGDFMVTKKGEAFLLEVNTLPGMTPTSLLPRAAANIGLSFTDLIAELIRLGMETRTH; encoded by the coding sequence ATGCATGTGATTTTGATAGCTGGCGGCTGGTCTGACGAACGGGAAGTTTCCCTGTCCGGCGCTGCCAAGATTCGAATGGCCCTGGACGAACTCGGTCACAACGTTTCCTTCTTCGACCCTGCTGATGATTTCAAAAAACTATTGGCAACAGCCAAACAGGCGGACTTTGCGTTCATCAACCTGCACGGCACTCCAGGTGAAGACGGGTTAGTACAAGCGGTGCTCGACAAGGCAGGCTGCCCATATCAAGGAGCCGGTCCCGCCGCGTCATACCTAGCCCTGAACAAAGCTGCGTCCAAAGAAGTCTTCGAAGATAAGGGCATTAAAACACCAGACTGGCAGATCGTCACTCCCACTCAAGGCCGAGAAGCACAGCTTAAACTGAACCTCCCGGTTTTCGTGAAACCAAACAAGGGCGGTTCCAGCCTCGGCATGTCGCTGGTCAAACGCATTGAAGATTTCCCGGCAGCACTTGATAAGGTCTTTTCCATGTGTCAGTCCGCTTTAGTGGAATCATTCATTCCCGGTGTGGAACTGACATGCGGTATGCTCGGCGACCGTCCGCTTCCACTGATAATGATCAAGCCCAAAAGTGACGCCGATTTCTTTGACTACGAAAACAAATACGCGGCTGATGGAGCAGAGGAAATCTGTCCGGCACCCGTTGACGACACTCTCACCAAATCCATTCAACAACAGATGGTAACGGCACACGCCGCGCTAGGTCTCACAGGATACAGTCGAGGTGATTTCATGGTCACGAAAAAAGGCGAAGCTTTTCTGCTGGAGGTCAATACCTTGCCCGGCATGACCCCAACGAGCCTGCTGCCTCGTGCCGCGGCCAACATCGGCCTTTCTTTCACTGACCTTATAGCCGAACTCATCCGACTGGGCATGGAAACGAGGACACACTAA
- a CDS encoding HDIG domain-containing metalloprotein, whose amino-acid sequence MSEKDTSDIAAEQYGSPLTPPPGMVFDPTLAVPNDARCAEYWARYDMLENVAEHSTKVANIATFMAHHAKGVGLPVDVATVRASALLHDIAKTYCILHGGNHSQLGGAWAMELTNNPTIASGVTHHVYWPFELDLEKYFTPLAVIYADKRVNHTELVSIEERFKDLIKRYGIPLNLMDRIKATEEQALTLEKLLCDTLKVDLNACDFDSWRLV is encoded by the coding sequence ATGAGCGAAAAAGACACTTCCGATATCGCCGCAGAACAATACGGCTCGCCACTCACACCACCTCCGGGCATGGTGTTTGACCCAACACTCGCCGTCCCGAACGATGCGCGTTGCGCAGAGTACTGGGCTCGATACGACATGCTGGAAAACGTGGCAGAACACAGCACGAAGGTTGCCAACATCGCGACCTTCATGGCTCATCACGCCAAAGGAGTCGGTCTGCCCGTGGATGTTGCCACCGTCCGTGCGTCGGCCCTGCTGCATGATATCGCCAAGACCTACTGCATCCTTCACGGCGGCAACCATAGCCAGCTCGGTGGAGCCTGGGCCATGGAACTGACCAACAACCCGACCATTGCTTCGGGGGTCACACACCATGTCTACTGGCCGTTCGAACTGGATCTTGAAAAATACTTCACCCCACTGGCCGTGATTTATGCAGACAAACGCGTTAACCATACCGAACTTGTCTCCATCGAAGAACGGTTCAAGGACCTTATCAAACGGTACGGCATCCCCCTGAACCTCATGGACAGGATCAAAGCCACCGAAGAACAGGCCCTCACTCTGGAAAAACTTTTATGCGATACGCTCAAGGTGGACTTGAATGCATGTGATTTTGATAGCTGGCGGCTGGTCTGA
- the hypD gene encoding hydrogenase formation protein HypD — MSFEFLEKFRDPELCRKMLDRMEAELESDLRFMEVCGTHTVAIFQSGLRSLLPKKIVHLSGPGCPVCVTHESEVNAFLDLAANERVIMATFGDLMRVPGDNGRNLKKAVADGARVKVVYSPFDTLKLAKENPDDLVVFIGVGFETTAPTIAATMKMARQQGIKNLRILCFHKTVPLALDALLSDEAINVDGFILPGHVSAIIGTKPYEFIAEKYNKSAVVTGFEPLDILQSLNQMIDWRKKGEAHVVNNYTRIVGENGNTKAVEIMYEVFEPIDALWRGIGLIPGSGLEIRAEWEEFDAKKEFGITIEDCAPLKGCKCGDILKGIKQPDECPLFGKPCTPANPVGPCMVSTEGSCAAYYKYKLD; from the coding sequence TTGAGCTTCGAATTCTTGGAAAAATTCCGCGACCCTGAACTGTGCAGGAAAATGCTGGACAGAATGGAGGCCGAGCTTGAGAGCGACCTTCGTTTCATGGAAGTTTGCGGCACGCATACAGTGGCTATTTTTCAGAGCGGACTGCGTTCGCTCCTCCCCAAGAAAATCGTGCATCTGAGCGGCCCTGGCTGCCCAGTTTGCGTGACCCACGAGTCCGAGGTGAATGCCTTTCTGGATCTCGCGGCTAACGAACGCGTCATTATGGCGACATTCGGCGATCTCATGCGCGTTCCCGGCGACAATGGACGCAACTTGAAGAAAGCCGTGGCTGACGGTGCTCGGGTGAAGGTGGTTTATTCTCCCTTCGATACCTTGAAGCTGGCAAAAGAGAACCCCGACGATCTTGTGGTGTTCATCGGCGTTGGTTTCGAAACGACAGCCCCGACCATCGCCGCCACCATGAAAATGGCGCGTCAGCAGGGCATCAAAAACCTGCGTATTCTTTGTTTTCACAAAACCGTGCCCCTGGCTCTGGATGCATTGTTGTCTGACGAAGCCATCAATGTGGACGGTTTTATTTTGCCCGGTCACGTCTCTGCCATTATTGGGACAAAGCCTTACGAGTTCATTGCGGAGAAATATAATAAATCCGCTGTGGTCACAGGGTTTGAACCGTTGGATATCCTCCAGTCTCTGAATCAGATGATTGATTGGCGCAAAAAGGGTGAGGCTCATGTGGTCAATAACTATACCCGCATCGTGGGTGAAAACGGTAACACCAAGGCCGTTGAGATCATGTATGAGGTTTTCGAACCCATCGACGCCTTATGGCGCGGAATAGGGCTTATTCCCGGTTCTGGTCTGGAAATTAGGGCTGAGTGGGAAGAATTCGACGCCAAGAAAGAATTCGGTATCACCATTGAAGATTGTGCCCCTCTCAAGGGATGCAAATGCGGTGACATACTTAAAGGTATCAAGCAGCCCGACGAATGTCCGCTCTTCGGCAAACCGTGTACTCCGGCCAACCCGGTCGGTCCCTGTATGGTTTCCACCGAGGGCAGTTGTGCTGCATATTACAAATACAAACTGGATTAG
- the hypE gene encoding hydrogenase expression/formation protein HypE: protein MSDKVLLDYGSGGRASQRLISQLFLGHFGNDELNRLNDAAELSMSGRLAMSTDSFTVDPIFFPGGNIGSLAVHGTVNDVAMMGAIPRYMTCGYIIEEGLPMDDLEKIVEAMGEAVRHAGVSIVSGDTKVVPKGAVDKIFINTTGVGDIIVDPAPSGDAARSGDAVLISGTIGDHGLTILGTREGLEFEADVQSDSAALNHLLVKMVQELPEVHVMRDPTRGGLATTLNEITISSNVCCELQENDIPVRPEVKGGCSILGLDPLYLANEGKFICILPEEHAEKALEIMRADPLGQDACRIGTMTDANPGKVVLVTQLGGKRLLGMLEGEQLPRIC from the coding sequence ATGTCTGATAAAGTACTTCTCGATTACGGCAGTGGAGGACGCGCTTCACAGCGCCTCATTTCCCAGCTCTTTCTGGGCCATTTCGGCAACGATGAACTGAACCGCCTCAATGATGCTGCGGAATTGTCCATGTCCGGTCGGCTGGCCATGTCCACCGATTCCTTTACCGTGGACCCCATTTTCTTCCCCGGTGGGAATATTGGTTCCTTGGCTGTACACGGTACGGTCAACGACGTCGCCATGATGGGTGCCATTCCCCGATACATGACCTGCGGGTATATTATCGAAGAAGGCTTGCCCATGGATGATCTTGAAAAGATCGTCGAAGCCATGGGTGAAGCTGTACGACATGCCGGCGTGTCCATCGTTTCCGGCGATACCAAGGTTGTCCCCAAGGGGGCGGTAGACAAGATTTTTATCAATACCACAGGGGTTGGTGACATTATCGTGGACCCGGCTCCCAGCGGTGACGCTGCCCGGTCCGGTGACGCTGTGCTCATTTCAGGTACCATCGGTGATCACGGTCTGACCATTCTCGGTACTCGTGAAGGCCTTGAATTTGAGGCCGATGTTCAGTCCGATTCCGCAGCCCTCAACCATTTGCTCGTAAAAATGGTACAGGAACTGCCCGAAGTACACGTCATGCGTGATCCTACTCGTGGCGGTCTGGCAACGACGTTGAACGAGATTACCATCAGTTCCAACGTCTGTTGCGAATTGCAGGAGAACGACATCCCGGTTCGGCCTGAGGTCAAGGGCGGTTGTTCCATTCTTGGTCTCGATCCGTTGTATCTTGCCAACGAAGGCAAGTTCATTTGCATTTTGCCCGAGGAGCATGCCGAAAAGGCCCTTGAGATCATGCGCGCTGATCCGCTCGGTCAGGATGCCTGTCGTATCGGCACCATGACCGACGCCAACCCTGGTAAGGTCGTGCTCGTCACACAGCTCGGCGGTAAGCGCCTGCTGGGTATGCTCGAAGGCGAGCAGTTGCCGAGAATTTGCTAG
- a CDS encoding chemotaxis protein, which translates to MATESTDILLEAGTNELEIVEFYLEEEPKEDDQAELNQEDLEHDKGRIPSRKGYYGVNVAKVLEIIRKPEVTEMPETSHDSVLGAFNLRSRIIPLLDLCIWLKKKRVENEPPKIIVTEFNQVTSAFMVSGVTRIHRISWEDVEAPNKYVSALSSDSITGVVKFDDRIVFILDLERIVSELNPDMRLRFDDNVEFDDAAGYKALIADDSPLIREMIRDMLGQAGFRVEKTNNGRECWEQLKEYKRLAALDNRPITDYVQVIVSDIEMPMMDGHHLTKKIKEDPILQDLPVILFSSLITEKLRHRGETVGADDQVSKPEITYLAQKAASLIQDRQRALR; encoded by the coding sequence ATGGCCACTGAGTCGACCGACATTCTGCTAGAGGCCGGAACCAATGAACTCGAAATTGTGGAATTCTACCTTGAGGAAGAACCCAAGGAAGACGATCAAGCCGAGTTAAATCAAGAAGATCTGGAGCACGATAAAGGACGGATACCCAGCCGCAAAGGGTATTACGGCGTCAATGTCGCCAAAGTCCTTGAAATCATCCGAAAGCCAGAAGTCACCGAGATGCCTGAGACTTCCCATGATTCAGTGCTCGGCGCATTCAACCTCCGCTCCCGAATCATCCCGTTGCTCGACCTCTGTATCTGGCTCAAGAAAAAACGTGTCGAAAACGAACCGCCCAAGATCATTGTCACTGAATTCAATCAGGTCACGTCTGCCTTCATGGTTTCCGGCGTCACCCGCATTCACCGCATTTCCTGGGAAGACGTCGAAGCCCCAAACAAATACGTCTCAGCCTTGTCCTCCGACTCCATTACCGGCGTGGTCAAATTCGATGACCGTATAGTCTTTATTCTCGATCTCGAACGCATCGTTTCCGAACTCAACCCGGACATGCGGCTACGATTTGACGACAACGTCGAATTCGACGACGCCGCCGGATACAAAGCGCTCATCGCCGACGACTCCCCGCTCATTCGAGAAATGATTCGCGACATGCTTGGTCAGGCCGGTTTCCGCGTCGAAAAAACCAACAACGGTCGGGAATGTTGGGAACAACTCAAGGAATACAAGCGGCTGGCCGCCTTGGATAACCGTCCTATCACAGACTACGTTCAGGTCATTGTCTCAGATATCGAGATGCCCATGATGGACGGTCATCATCTTACAAAAAAAATCAAGGAAGACCCGATCCTCCAAGACTTACCGGTCATCCTCTTCTCCTCGCTCATTACCGAGAAACTCAGACACCGAGGCGAAACCGTCGGCGCAGACGATCAAGTATCCAAGCCCGAAATCACCTATCTTGCACAAAAAGCAGCCTCACTCATACAGGATCGCCAAAGAGCCTTACGCTAG
- a CDS encoding tRNA dihydrouridine synthase yields MNMFTITPDSPWLAPLAGYSDLPFRLLSKQYGCGVGCSEMVSVKGLAFKNAGTRRLLATCPEDDPMVLQLFGAEAEYFEPVMEKLVGMGYRNFDLNAGCPVRKVLKSGSGVQLMEDLDKLVNLADIMVKKATEHPEGGRVGIKFRLGFNKDEEVFIDLAKRLEDVGVDWVTMHPRYGKQMFAGSANWSKLAELKKSVSIPVVGSGDLFTAEDGIRCIEETGIDAIMFARGALYDPSIFARYVALRQGKELPVRDGEFLAAIVREHIRLTRQYEGDGRSFRKIRSIIPRYAKSLRGIRVLRASLLECENWEDLENAASVIANMEPASNISDKPEVDEICQ; encoded by the coding sequence ATGAATATGTTCACCATCACCCCCGACTCACCATGGCTCGCACCGCTGGCCGGATATTCCGACCTCCCCTTCCGCCTGCTCTCCAAGCAGTATGGTTGTGGCGTAGGGTGCTCGGAAATGGTCTCTGTCAAAGGCCTGGCCTTCAAAAATGCAGGCACACGCCGCCTGCTTGCCACTTGCCCGGAAGATGACCCTATGGTTCTTCAACTCTTTGGAGCAGAGGCTGAATATTTCGAACCGGTCATGGAAAAATTAGTCGGCATGGGGTACCGCAATTTCGACCTCAATGCCGGATGCCCTGTCCGCAAAGTTCTCAAATCCGGTTCAGGCGTCCAGCTCATGGAAGATCTCGACAAACTGGTAAACTTGGCTGACATCATGGTCAAAAAAGCAACCGAACATCCAGAAGGTGGTCGTGTTGGCATCAAATTCCGCCTCGGCTTCAACAAAGACGAAGAAGTATTCATCGACCTCGCCAAACGCCTAGAAGACGTCGGAGTGGACTGGGTGACCATGCATCCGCGCTACGGCAAACAAATGTTCGCCGGCTCGGCCAATTGGTCCAAACTTGCAGAACTCAAGAAATCCGTTTCCATACCCGTCGTTGGTTCTGGAGACCTGTTCACAGCAGAGGACGGTATACGCTGCATAGAAGAAACTGGCATCGATGCCATCATGTTCGCTCGTGGTGCACTCTATGACCCATCCATATTCGCCCGGTACGTCGCCCTGCGACAGGGCAAGGAACTTCCTGTACGCGACGGTGAATTCCTGGCCGCAATTGTCCGCGAGCATATTCGGCTCACTCGCCAATATGAAGGCGATGGCCGTTCCTTTCGTAAAATTCGATCCATCATCCCTCGGTACGCGAAAAGCCTTAGAGGTATTCGCGTTCTGCGAGCTTCCCTGCTCGAATGCGAAAACTGGGAAGATCTCGAGAATGCGGCCAGCGTCATCGCAAATATGGAACCGGCTAGCAATATCTCAGATAAACCGGAAGTTGACGAAATTTGCCAATAG
- the tuf gene encoding elongation factor Tu produces MGKAKFERSKPHVNIGTIGHIDHGKTTLTAAITKLAAMAGNGEYIAFDEIDKAPEEKERGITIATAHVEYETENRHYAHVDCPGHADYIKNMITGAAQMDGAILVCAATDGPMPQTREHILLARQVGVPAMVVFMNKCDMVDDEELIELVEMEIRELLDKYEFPGDDIPVIQGSALKALECDSVDDEAAKPIFELLAACDSYIPEPERDIDMPFLMPVEDVFSISGRGTVITGRVERGVVTVGEEVEIVGIKDTIKTTCTGVEMFRKLLDQGQAGDNVGLLIRGVKREEVERGQVAAKPGSINPHTKFKAEVYVLSKDEGGRHTPFFTGYRPQFYFRTTDITGVVTLDDGVEMVMPGDNATFNVEMIAPVAMEVGLRFAIREGGRTVGAGVVTEIVE; encoded by the coding sequence ATGGGTAAAGCTAAATTTGAACGGAGCAAGCCTCACGTCAACATTGGTACCATTGGCCATATTGACCATGGTAAAACCACTTTGACTGCAGCTATCACCAAACTGGCTGCTATGGCCGGTAATGGCGAATACATCGCTTTCGATGAAATCGATAAGGCTCCTGAAGAAAAAGAGCGCGGCATCACCATTGCTACCGCTCACGTCGAGTACGAGACCGAGAACCGCCACTACGCACACGTAGATTGCCCCGGTCACGCCGACTACATTAAGAACATGATCACAGGTGCTGCCCAGATGGATGGCGCTATCCTGGTCTGCGCAGCCACTGACGGTCCCATGCCTCAGACTCGTGAGCACATCCTGCTCGCTCGTCAGGTTGGTGTTCCCGCCATGGTCGTTTTCATGAACAAATGCGATATGGTCGACGACGAAGAGCTTATTGAGCTTGTCGAAATGGAAATTCGTGAATTGCTTGACAAATACGAATTCCCCGGCGACGATATCCCGGTCATTCAGGGTTCCGCTCTGAAGGCTCTGGAATGCGATTCTGTTGATGATGAAGCTGCAAAGCCCATCTTTGAACTGCTCGCAGCCTGTGACTCCTACATCCCCGAGCCGGAGCGCGACATTGATATGCCGTTTCTCATGCCCGTTGAGGATGTCTTCTCCATCTCCGGCCGTGGTACTGTTATCACCGGTCGTGTTGAGCGCGGTGTCGTCACCGTTGGTGAAGAAGTCGAAATCGTCGGCATCAAGGACACCATCAAGACCACCTGTACCGGTGTCGAGATGTTCCGTAAGTTGCTCGACCAAGGTCAGGCCGGTGACAACGTCGGTCTCCTGATCCGCGGTGTGAAGCGTGAAGAAGTGGAACGTGGCCAGGTTGCTGCCAAGCCCGGTTCCATCAATCCGCACACCAAGTTTAAGGCTGAGGTCTACGTCCTCTCCAAAGACGAAGGTGGACGTCACACTCCGTTCTTCACCGGCTACCGCCCGCAGTTCTACTTCCGTACAACTGATATCACTGGTGTCGTCACTCTGGACGACGGTGTCGAGATGGTCATGCCCGGCGATAACGCCACTTTTAATGTCGAGATGATTGCACCTGTCGCCATGGAAGTTGGTCTGCGCTTCGCTATCCGCGAAGGTGGCCGTACTGTCGGTGCCGGTGTCGTCACCGAGATCGTGGAGTAA
- the rpmG gene encoding 50S ribosomal protein L33, with the protein MRVNIQLQCTECKRKNYATQKNKKNTTGRLEVKKYCPWDKKHTVHKESK; encoded by the coding sequence ATGCGCGTCAATATTCAGCTGCAGTGCACCGAGTGCAAGCGTAAAAATTACGCAACGCAGAAGAACAAGAAGAATACTACCGGACGTTTGGAAGTGAAAAAGTATTGTCCTTGGGACAAGAAACACACGGTCCACAAAGAGTCCAAGTAG
- the secE gene encoding preprotein translocase subunit SecE, translated as MARKKSKKVSEKQAAQAQATGPMGKIKELMQFFEESKVEIKKVVWPSRKETITTCIAVLVVSVVIAIYLGVVDLAFSKIVEVVLS; from the coding sequence ATGGCCAGGAAAAAAAGCAAAAAGGTCTCTGAAAAGCAGGCCGCACAGGCTCAGGCAACCGGTCCGATGGGCAAAATCAAAGAACTGATGCAGTTTTTTGAAGAGTCAAAGGTCGAGATCAAAAAGGTAGTCTGGCCTTCTCGCAAGGAGACAATCACCACCTGCATCGCAGTGTTGGTCGTTTCCGTGGTCATTGCTATTTATCTGGGTGTGGTGGACTTGGCGTTCTCCAAGATCGTCGAAGTCGTCCTGTCCTAG
- the nusG gene encoding transcription termination/antitermination protein NusG has translation MDATMENASPRGRWYIVHTYSGFEQRVELTVREMMRTGQDKGLIEEVVMPTEKIVEMVKGERKTSTRKFYPGYIMIKMILTDDSWHLIQSIPRVTGFVGGKNRPTPMRDSEAENILNMMESRQEKPRPKFNFERGDEVRVIDGPFSGFNGVVEEVNYDKGKLKVSVSIFGRQTPVELDFVQVDKG, from the coding sequence ATGGATGCCACAATGGAAAACGCTTCTCCTCGCGGTCGTTGGTACATAGTTCATACCTATTCAGGGTTTGAACAACGTGTCGAGCTGACTGTCCGCGAGATGATGCGGACCGGACAGGACAAGGGCCTCATCGAAGAGGTCGTCATGCCCACCGAAAAGATCGTCGAGATGGTCAAGGGTGAGCGCAAGACGTCTACCCGAAAGTTCTATCCCGGCTACATCATGATCAAGATGATCCTGACTGACGACTCCTGGCATCTGATTCAGTCCATTCCGCGTGTTACGGGTTTTGTGGGCGGTAAGAATCGGCCCACCCCTATGCGCGACAGTGAGGCGGAAAACATCCTCAACATGATGGAAAGCCGCCAGGAGAAACCCCGTCCCAAGTTCAACTTTGAGCGTGGAGATGAGGTTCGGGTTATTGATGGCCCGTTCAGCGGCTTCAACGGTGTTGTGGAAGAAGTCAATTACGACAAGGGTAAGCTCAAAGTCTCCGTCTCTATTTTCGGGCGTCAGACTCCTGTGGAGCTCGACTTCGTCCAAGTGGACAAGGGATAG
- the rplK gene encoding 50S ribosomal protein L11, producing MAKKELGKIKLQIPAGSANPSPPVGPALGQHGVNIMEFCKAFNAKTQDQKGLIIPVVITVYQDRSFDFITKTPPAAVLLLKAAKLEKGSGEPNKEKVGKVTKAQVQEIAELKMVDLNANDIENAMLQIEGTARSMGIEVKG from the coding sequence ATGGCCAAGAAAGAATTAGGAAAGATCAAACTGCAGATTCCCGCTGGCAGTGCCAACCCCTCCCCGCCGGTCGGTCCGGCTTTGGGTCAGCATGGTGTCAACATCATGGAATTCTGTAAGGCGTTTAACGCCAAGACACAGGACCAGAAAGGCCTGATCATCCCGGTAGTTATTACCGTGTATCAGGACCGTTCCTTCGATTTTATCACCAAAACTCCTCCTGCAGCAGTGCTGTTGCTTAAAGCCGCTAAGCTGGAGAAGGGTTCCGGTGAACCCAACAAAGAAAAGGTCGGCAAGGTCACCAAGGCTCAGGTCCAGGAGATCGCCGAACTGAAAATGGTCGATTTGAACGCCAATGACATTGAGAACGCCATGCTTCAGATCGAGGGCACAGCCCGCAGCATGGGTATCGAAGTCAAGGGTTAA
- the rplA gene encoding 50S ribosomal protein L1: protein MPKHGKKYRNAVGERDTAARVGVEEGVKVTVEGAFAKFDETVDVAINLGVDPKYSDQMIRGAVSLPNGLGKDIRVAVFCKGEKENEAKEAGADFFGSDELVEKIQGGWLGFDKAVATPDMMAVVGKIGRVLGPRGLMPNAKTGTVTMDVAKAVTELKAGKVEFKVDKAGVLHAPIGKISFGAEKLLENLRALLDIVVRMKPSSAKGTYMKALAVSSTMGPSVKIDPLTVRKFLDV from the coding sequence ATGCCTAAGCATGGAAAAAAATACCGTAACGCCGTCGGTGAACGTGACACCGCCGCGCGAGTCGGTGTCGAGGAAGGCGTCAAGGTCACAGTCGAAGGTGCATTTGCAAAATTCGACGAGACTGTTGATGTCGCTATCAACCTCGGCGTGGATCCCAAGTACTCTGATCAGATGATCCGTGGTGCAGTTAGCCTGCCCAACGGACTCGGCAAAGATATTCGCGTTGCCGTTTTCTGTAAGGGAGAAAAGGAAAATGAGGCCAAGGAAGCCGGTGCTGATTTCTTCGGTTCCGACGAATTGGTCGAAAAGATTCAGGGTGGCTGGCTCGGGTTCGACAAAGCTGTCGCTACTCCAGACATGATGGCCGTGGTCGGTAAGATCGGCCGTGTGCTTGGTCCCCGTGGTCTCATGCCTAATGCAAAGACTGGCACAGTCACTATGGATGTTGCCAAAGCTGTCACCGAACTCAAGGCCGGTAAGGTCGAGTTCAAGGTTGATAAAGCTGGCGTCCTGCATGCCCCCATTGGAAAGATTTCTTTTGGAGCAGAAAAGCTTCTTGAGAATCTCAGGGCTCTGTTGGATATCGTCGTGCGCATGAAGCCGTCCTCTGCAAAGGGTACGTACATGAAAGCGCTGGCTGTCTCCTCCACCATGGGACCGAGTGTCAAAATTGACCCGCTGACTGTCCGGAAATTCTTGGACGTTTAG
- the rplJ gene encoding 50S ribosomal protein L10: MKRQEKAQIIEQLHEKASRASIAVVTDFKGLSVEEMTILRAKCFEVGVDYQVVKNTLARLALKDTEHGELSEHMKENCAVALGYDDPVALAKALADFGKENKKFSMRFGTLEGQFLDSDGVTELSKMPSKPELLSSVLGTMQAVPRNFVCLFANIERKFLYALTAIKEQKEAA, encoded by the coding sequence ATGAAAAGGCAAGAAAAAGCCCAGATCATCGAGCAGCTGCACGAAAAAGCTTCGCGCGCCAGCATCGCCGTCGTCACTGACTTCAAAGGTCTTTCTGTTGAAGAAATGACCATTTTGCGCGCTAAGTGCTTTGAAGTTGGCGTCGACTACCAAGTCGTTAAGAATACCCTGGCCCGGTTGGCTCTCAAGGATACCGAACACGGTGAATTGAGTGAACACATGAAAGAGAACTGCGCTGTAGCACTCGGGTATGACGATCCTGTCGCCCTTGCTAAAGCGTTGGCCGATTTTGGCAAGGAGAACAAGAAGTTCTCCATGCGTTTCGGTACTCTGGAAGGCCAGTTTCTTGACAGCGACGGCGTAACAGAACTTTCCAAGATGCCCAGCAAGCCTGAGCTTTTGAGTTCTGTACTTGGCACAATGCAGGCAGTACCCCGCAATTTCGTGTGTCTGTTCGCAAACATCGAACGCAAGTTCCTGTATGCTTTGACAGCGATCAAAGAGCAGAAAGAAGCTGCGTAA
- the rplL gene encoding 50S ribosomal protein L7/L12 has translation MADITKEQVVEFIGNMTVLELSEFIKELEDVFGVEAAAPAAAIMAAPAAGGAAEAEEQTEFDVILKGAGGNKIAVIKAVRAITGLGLKEAKALVDEAPKALKEGVAKDEADEAAKQLEEAGADVEVK, from the coding sequence ATGGCTGATATCACCAAAGAACAGGTTGTCGAGTTCATCGGCAACATGACCGTCCTGGAACTGTCCGAATTCATCAAAGAACTTGAAGACGTCTTCGGCGTCGAAGCTGCTGCTCCTGCTGCTGCTATCATGGCTGCTCCTGCTGCCGGTGGTGCTGCTGAAGCTGAAGAGCAGACTGAATTCGATGTCATCCTGAAGGGTGCTGGCGGCAACAAGATTGCAGTCATCAAGGCTGTCCGCGCTATCACCGGTCTGGGTCTGAAAGAGGCCAAGGCTCTGGTTGACGAAGCTCCTAAGGCTCTGAAAGAAGGCGTTGCAAAGGATGAGGCTGACGAAGCAGCCAAGCAGCTTGAAGAAGCTGGCGCCGACGTTGAAGTTAAGTAA